Proteins encoded together in one uncultured Desulfosarcina sp. window:
- a CDS encoding type II toxin-antitoxin system Phd/YefM family antitoxin, translating to MAIQTTYTQARASLASLMDEVTKNREVVIIQRRGCEDVAMITADELAGVLETAHLLRSPENAKRLLRALDRVKKGSGVAQTIDGLRNEVGLE from the coding sequence ATGGCAATCCAAACGACATACACGCAAGCTCGCGCAAGCCTGGCTTCTTTAATGGATGAGGTCACCAAAAACCGAGAGGTCGTTATTATTCAGCGTCGCGGATGCGAAGATGTCGCGATGATAACCGCCGATGAACTTGCCGGTGTGCTTGAAACCGCGCATCTTCTTCGTTCACCTGAAAATGCAAAGCGGCTTCTAAGGGCACTTGATAGGGTTAAAAAAGGTTCCGGTGTTGCCCAAACTATTGATGGCCTTCGAAACGAGGTCGGTCTTGAGTAA
- a CDS encoding Txe/YoeB family addiction module toxin translates to MSKSTKKRSGTKRQRESVFQPEFREDLKYWVETDRKTALRIFQLIESVMRDPFQGIGKPEPLKFLGPGIWSRRITQEHRLVYVVGHDRIDFIQARYHY, encoded by the coding sequence TTGAGTAAAAGCACCAAAAAACGATCCGGTACTAAAAGACAGAGGGAATCCGTATTCCAGCCGGAATTTAGAGAGGACCTCAAGTACTGGGTGGAAACCGATCGGAAAACAGCACTGCGTATTTTTCAATTGATAGAATCTGTAATGCGTGATCCATTTCAGGGAATCGGTAAGCCTGAACCTTTAAAATTTCTTGGGCCGGGTATTTGGTCTCGTCGAATAACGCAAGAACATCGTCTTGTTTATGTCGTTGGGCATGACAGAATCGATTTTATACAAGCCCGCTACCATTACTAA
- a CDS encoding IS1634 family transposase, whose amino-acid sequence MENLVPDNLTFSEVGHLPIIKDFAKKIELVETLDTLVDSEMELSPGVAILAMVLDTLSGRTPLYRMEEFFQEKDTELMLGCDVKPELFCDYNIGRVLDKIFDTGTQKVFSQIAQKAIGVFDVDPRRLHFDTTSISVFGDYDFVDPPLKITYGHSKDKRPDLKQFIVSMLCVDRNIPILGTTEDGNASDKTLNNELLGGVSKHMARHGLKPGAFVYVADSAFVTPDNLEKSRDKNVKFLTRLPATYKECSRAISEAVIAENWIDFGELNQTPATKKRPAAIYRGFETTVELYGETYRAIVVHSSAHDKRRHKRIDRLLEQKRKDLETHGKKINAGPFYCRADAEAAAEKIGKATPNSYHRLRYEIREKAKYRRGRPAKGKPRTPIGYEYLLDVKIEKDTDAITPLRLEAGCFVLLTNLSGTKEQVQWPAVTLLELYKNQSGIEQNFGFLKDPVIVNSIFLKKPKRIEVLGLILVIALLIWRLMERCMRQHLERTKSEISGWKNRPTKRPTSFMMTTKFLSILVAKSGKRRQLVRPLKPVQLEFLQAMGVDPEVFIKP is encoded by the coding sequence ATGGAGAATCTGGTTCCCGATAATCTGACATTTTCAGAAGTCGGCCATCTGCCGATCATCAAAGACTTCGCCAAAAAGATTGAGCTGGTCGAGACACTGGACACCCTGGTTGACAGCGAAATGGAACTCTCACCGGGAGTCGCTATTCTGGCCATGGTGTTGGACACACTTTCGGGAAGAACCCCTTTGTACCGGATGGAAGAATTCTTTCAGGAGAAGGACACTGAATTGATGTTGGGTTGCGATGTCAAACCGGAACTTTTCTGTGACTACAATATTGGCCGTGTGCTGGACAAGATCTTCGACACCGGCACACAAAAGGTGTTCTCGCAGATCGCTCAAAAGGCCATTGGCGTGTTTGACGTCGATCCCCGTCGTTTACATTTCGATACCACCTCCATCAGTGTTTTCGGAGATTATGACTTTGTCGATCCACCACTTAAAATCACCTATGGTCACAGCAAGGACAAGCGTCCGGATCTGAAGCAGTTTATCGTTTCAATGCTGTGCGTGGATCGGAACATCCCCATCTTGGGGACCACCGAAGACGGCAACGCATCGGATAAAACGTTGAACAACGAACTTTTAGGAGGCGTCTCAAAGCACATGGCCCGGCACGGGCTTAAACCGGGAGCCTTCGTATATGTAGCGGACTCGGCTTTTGTCACGCCGGACAATCTCGAAAAATCGAGAGATAAAAACGTAAAATTCCTGACCCGGCTGCCAGCCACCTACAAGGAGTGTAGCCGTGCCATCTCCGAGGCCGTTATCGCCGAGAATTGGATTGATTTTGGCGAACTCAATCAGACACCGGCTACGAAAAAACGCCCTGCTGCGATTTACCGTGGATTTGAAACCACCGTAGAGCTCTATGGTGAAACCTACCGCGCCATCGTTGTGCACTCTTCCGCTCATGACAAACGTCGCCATAAGCGTATTGATCGATTGCTTGAGCAAAAACGCAAAGATCTGGAAACCCACGGCAAAAAGATTAACGCAGGTCCCTTTTATTGCCGGGCCGATGCCGAGGCTGCAGCAGAAAAGATCGGTAAAGCCACCCCAAACAGCTATCACAGACTACGGTATGAAATCAGGGAAAAGGCCAAATATCGCCGGGGAAGACCCGCCAAAGGAAAACCACGTACGCCCATCGGTTACGAATATCTTCTTGATGTCAAGATTGAAAAGGATACGGATGCAATCACTCCCTTGCGTCTTGAGGCCGGATGCTTTGTTTTATTAACCAACCTGTCCGGGACCAAGGAGCAGGTCCAATGGCCCGCCGTTACTCTTTTGGAGTTGTATAAGAACCAGAGCGGTATCGAACAAAACTTCGGATTTTTGAAAGACCCGGTAATCGTCAACTCCATCTTTTTGAAAAAGCCGAAACGTATCGAAGTGCTTGGTTTGATCCTTGTAATCGCACTTCTGATTTGGCGCTTGATGGAGCGCTGTATGCGTCAACATCTGGAAAGAACGAAAAGCGAAATCAGCGGCTGGAAAAATCGCCCGACCAAGCGACCGACCTCTTTCATGATGACGACGAAATTCTTAAGCATATTGGTAGCGAAATCAGGAAAACGAAGACAACTGGTCAGGCCATTAAAGCCTGTTCAGCTGGAATTTTTACAGGCTATGGGAGTTGACCCGGAAGTCTTTATCAAACCGTAA